From a region of the Vidua macroura isolate BioBank_ID:100142 chromosome 25, ASM2450914v1, whole genome shotgun sequence genome:
- the SFPQ gene encoding splicing factor, proline- and glutamine-rich isoform X2, whose protein sequence is MSRDRFRSRGGGGGGFHRRGGGGGRGGPNHDFRSPPPGMGMGPNRGPMAGGPQGPGGPPGGGPKPEPPKPPTSTSAPPSSSSSASATTAGPTGSQAGAPPSSALPAGQQPQQQPPVSAPSSSPSGAQPQSKPSPSPTPAGGPKKGQGQSPGGGPKGPGGPQQGPHKGGPGHRGGPGGEPRGRGQQHQSQQSLGTQQGSGERSEKLSDEGFKANLSLLRRPGEKTYTQRCRLFVGNLPADITDEDFKRLFAKYGEPGEVFINKGKGFGFIKLESRALAEIAKAELDDTPMRGRQLRVRFATHAAALSVRNLSPYVSNELLEEAFSQFGPVERAVVIVDDRGRSTGKGIVEFASKPAARKAFERCTEGVFLLTTTPRPVIVEPLEQLDDEDGLPEKLAQKNPMYQKERETPPRFAQPGSFEFEYSQRWKSLDEMEKQQREQVAKNMKDAKDKLESEMEDAYHEHQANLLRQDLMRRQEELRRMEELHNQEMQKRKEIQLRQEEERRRREEEMMIRQREMEEQMRRQREENYSRMGYMDPVKMKAE, encoded by the exons ATGTCGCGGGATCGCTTCCGTAGCCgtggcggcggtggcggcggcttTCACCGGCGTGGCGGCGGTGGAGGACGCGGCGGCCCCAACCACGATTTCCGCTCGCCGCCGCCCGGCATGGGCATGGGACCGAACCGCGGCCCGATGGCAGGCGGCCCGCAAGGCCCGGGCGGTCCGCCGGGAGGAGGCCCGAAGCCCGAACCGCCGAAGCCGCCCACGTCCACCTCTGCTCCgccttcttcatcttcttcagcCTCCGCCACCACGGCGGGACCCACCGGCAGCCAGGCGGGAGCGCCTCCATCCTCTGCGCTTCCCGCggggcagcagcctcagcagcagccgCCGGTTTCGGCTCCTTCCTCGTCTCCTTCCGGTGCACAGCCGCAATccaagcccagccccagccccacgcCGGCCGGCGGCCCTAAGAAAGGACAAGGACAGTCTCCCGGCGGCGGCCCCAAGGGGCCGGGCGGCCCGCAGCAGGGGCCGCACAAGGGCGGCCCAGGGCACCgcggcgggccgggcggggagccgcggggccgcgggcagcagcaccagagccagcagagcctcGGGACACAGCAGGGCTCGGGGGAAAGGAGCGAGAAGCTGTCGGACGAG GGGTTTAAAGCGAACCTCTCTCTGCTGAGGCGGCCCGGGGAGAAGACGTACACACAGCGCTGCCGGTTGTTTGTTGGGAATTTGCCTGCCGATATCACAGATGAAGACTTTAAAAGACTATTTGCCAAATATGGGGAGCCAGGAGAGGTTTTTATCAACAAGGGGAAAGGCTTTGGATTCATTAAATTG GAATCTAGAGCTCTTGCAGAAATCGCCAAGGCAGAGCTGGACGATACCCCCATGAGGGGCCGGCAGCTCCGCGTTCGCTTTGCCACTCACGCCGCTGCCCTGTCCGTGCGGAACCTCTCACCCTACGTGTCCAACGAGTTGCTCGAGGAGGCTTTTTCCCAGTTCGGTCCGGTGGAAAGAGCTGTTGTGATTGTAGATGATCGAGGTAGATCAACAGGAAAAGGCATTGTTGAGTTTGCATCAAAGCCAGCTGCGAGGAAAGCGTTTGAACGGTGTACTGAGGGGGTGTTTTTGTTGACAAC CACTCCCAGGCCAGTTATTGTGGAGCCGTTGGAACAACTGGATGATGAAGATGGTCTTCCAGAAAAGCTTGCTCAGAAGAATCCGATGTATCAAAA GGAAAGAGAGACTCCTCCCCGTTTTGCTCAGCCTGGCAGTTTTGAATTTGAATATTCTCAAAGGTGGAAATCTTTagatgaaatggaaaagcagcagagagagcaaGTGGCAAAAAACATGAAAGATGCCAAGGACAAACTTGAAAGTGAGATGGAAGATGCTTATCACGAGCATCAGGCAAACCTCCTTCGTCAAG ACCTCATGAGGcgccaggaggagctgaggcGTATGGAAGAACTCCATAATCAGGAAATGCAGAAACGCAAGGAAATTCAGCTGAG gcaggaggaggagcgTCGCCGGCgggaggaggagatgatgaTCCGTCAGCGGGAGATGGAAGAGCAGATGAGAAGACAGAGGGAAGAGAATTATAGTAGAATGGGTTACATGGATCCA
- the SFPQ gene encoding splicing factor, proline- and glutamine-rich isoform X1, whose translation MSRDRFRSRGGGGGGFHRRGGGGGRGGPNHDFRSPPPGMGMGPNRGPMAGGPQGPGGPPGGGPKPEPPKPPTSTSAPPSSSSSASATTAGPTGSQAGAPPSSALPAGQQPQQQPPVSAPSSSPSGAQPQSKPSPSPTPAGGPKKGQGQSPGGGPKGPGGPQQGPHKGGPGHRGGPGGEPRGRGQQHQSQQSLGTQQGSGERSEKLSDEGFKANLSLLRRPGEKTYTQRCRLFVGNLPADITDEDFKRLFAKYGEPGEVFINKGKGFGFIKLESRALAEIAKAELDDTPMRGRQLRVRFATHAAALSVRNLSPYVSNELLEEAFSQFGPVERAVVIVDDRGRSTGKGIVEFASKPAARKAFERCTEGVFLLTTTPRPVIVEPLEQLDDEDGLPEKLAQKNPMYQKERETPPRFAQPGSFEFEYSQRWKSLDEMEKQQREQVAKNMKDAKDKLESEMEDAYHEHQANLLRQDLMRRQEELRRMEELHNQEMQKRKEIQLRQEEERRRREEEMMIRQREMEEQMRRQREENYSRMGYMDPRERDMRMGGAATMNMGDPYASAAQKFPPLGGGGGIGYEANPGVGQAAMSGSMMGSDMVKMKAE comes from the exons ATGTCGCGGGATCGCTTCCGTAGCCgtggcggcggtggcggcggcttTCACCGGCGTGGCGGCGGTGGAGGACGCGGCGGCCCCAACCACGATTTCCGCTCGCCGCCGCCCGGCATGGGCATGGGACCGAACCGCGGCCCGATGGCAGGCGGCCCGCAAGGCCCGGGCGGTCCGCCGGGAGGAGGCCCGAAGCCCGAACCGCCGAAGCCGCCCACGTCCACCTCTGCTCCgccttcttcatcttcttcagcCTCCGCCACCACGGCGGGACCCACCGGCAGCCAGGCGGGAGCGCCTCCATCCTCTGCGCTTCCCGCggggcagcagcctcagcagcagccgCCGGTTTCGGCTCCTTCCTCGTCTCCTTCCGGTGCACAGCCGCAATccaagcccagccccagccccacgcCGGCCGGCGGCCCTAAGAAAGGACAAGGACAGTCTCCCGGCGGCGGCCCCAAGGGGCCGGGCGGCCCGCAGCAGGGGCCGCACAAGGGCGGCCCAGGGCACCgcggcgggccgggcggggagccgcggggccgcgggcagcagcaccagagccagcagagcctcGGGACACAGCAGGGCTCGGGGGAAAGGAGCGAGAAGCTGTCGGACGAG GGGTTTAAAGCGAACCTCTCTCTGCTGAGGCGGCCCGGGGAGAAGACGTACACACAGCGCTGCCGGTTGTTTGTTGGGAATTTGCCTGCCGATATCACAGATGAAGACTTTAAAAGACTATTTGCCAAATATGGGGAGCCAGGAGAGGTTTTTATCAACAAGGGGAAAGGCTTTGGATTCATTAAATTG GAATCTAGAGCTCTTGCAGAAATCGCCAAGGCAGAGCTGGACGATACCCCCATGAGGGGCCGGCAGCTCCGCGTTCGCTTTGCCACTCACGCCGCTGCCCTGTCCGTGCGGAACCTCTCACCCTACGTGTCCAACGAGTTGCTCGAGGAGGCTTTTTCCCAGTTCGGTCCGGTGGAAAGAGCTGTTGTGATTGTAGATGATCGAGGTAGATCAACAGGAAAAGGCATTGTTGAGTTTGCATCAAAGCCAGCTGCGAGGAAAGCGTTTGAACGGTGTACTGAGGGGGTGTTTTTGTTGACAAC CACTCCCAGGCCAGTTATTGTGGAGCCGTTGGAACAACTGGATGATGAAGATGGTCTTCCAGAAAAGCTTGCTCAGAAGAATCCGATGTATCAAAA GGAAAGAGAGACTCCTCCCCGTTTTGCTCAGCCTGGCAGTTTTGAATTTGAATATTCTCAAAGGTGGAAATCTTTagatgaaatggaaaagcagcagagagagcaaGTGGCAAAAAACATGAAAGATGCCAAGGACAAACTTGAAAGTGAGATGGAAGATGCTTATCACGAGCATCAGGCAAACCTCCTTCGTCAAG ACCTCATGAGGcgccaggaggagctgaggcGTATGGAAGAACTCCATAATCAGGAAATGCAGAAACGCAAGGAAATTCAGCTGAG gcaggaggaggagcgTCGCCGGCgggaggaggagatgatgaTCCGTCAGCGGGAGATGGAAGAGCAGATGAGAAGACAGAGGGAAGAGAATTATAGTAGAATGGGTTACATGGATCCA AGGGAGCGAGACATGAGAATGGGTGGTGCTGCCACAATGAACATGGGAG ATCCTTATGcttcagcagcccagaaattTCCACCTCTGGGAGGTGGTGGCGGCATAGGTTATGAAGCTAATCCAGGAGTTGGCCAAGCAGCCATGAGTGGTTCTATGATGGGAAGTGACATG